In a genomic window of Abyssisolibacter fermentans:
- the recN gene encoding DNA repair protein RecN — translation MLLDINICNYAIIDKVSIKFNKGFNVITGETGAGKSIIVGALNLVLGGRFSKESVRTGCKRATVEALFSIKDCDDIKDIMQDYGIDIEEDYTILITRELYNTGRSLSRINGRTVTISMLKNIASKLVDMHSQNEHQSLTNKDKHIDFVDMLGDKKLKTLLQDVKNEYTIYNKYKQKYKNTSIDDMEKERKIELLNYQINEIDSANINKNEDELLNTEYNKLANMQNIIKNINSAFNEIDTDSYDYSILNSLNNILEKVNNSANFDETLFGIRDTIQSVIYDVQDVHMELRKYLSEIDFDAMKFEEIKNRLDYLNTLKRKYGKNIEDIFSFRTSIQKQLDEILNLDKELKDIKNNIEICKRNLDNLCTKLTEKRKDISSKLVKDINEELKEINMVKADFRVSIKQEKNYNIKGIDNVEFLISTNSGEKHKSLSKIASGGEMSRIMLAFKSILAELDNIDCLIFDEIDIGISGKTAHMVGKKIKRISKCRQIICITHLPQIAALGDVHFKIEKNDNDKTTYTRVIKLDENQRINEISRLIGGENLTEVTKNTARELLNQDYS, via the coding sequence ATGCTTCTGGATATAAATATTTGTAATTACGCTATAATAGATAAAGTTAGTATAAAATTTAATAAGGGATTTAATGTAATTACTGGTGAAACTGGAGCAGGAAAATCCATAATAGTTGGAGCACTGAATTTAGTTCTAGGAGGAAGGTTTAGTAAAGAAAGTGTTAGGACAGGCTGTAAAAGGGCTACAGTAGAAGCATTGTTTAGCATAAAAGATTGTGATGACATAAAGGATATAATGCAAGATTACGGCATAGATATTGAAGAAGATTATACTATATTAATTACAAGAGAGTTGTATAATACAGGCAGGAGTTTATCACGAATAAATGGAAGAACAGTTACTATATCGATGTTAAAAAATATAGCTAGTAAGCTTGTTGATATGCACAGTCAGAATGAGCATCAGTCTTTAACTAACAAAGATAAACATATTGATTTTGTAGATATGCTTGGTGATAAAAAGTTAAAAACTCTTTTACAAGACGTTAAAAATGAATATACTATTTATAACAAATATAAACAAAAATACAAAAATACGTCTATTGACGATATGGAAAAAGAACGGAAAATAGAATTGTTAAATTATCAAATTAATGAAATAGACAGTGCTAATATCAATAAAAATGAGGATGAACTTTTAAATACTGAATATAATAAATTAGCTAATATGCAAAACATCATAAAAAATATAAATAGTGCTTTTAATGAAATAGATACTGATAGTTATGATTATTCAATATTAAATAGTTTAAATAATATATTGGAAAAAGTTAATAATTCTGCTAATTTTGATGAGACGCTTTTTGGAATAAGGGATACTATACAATCTGTTATATACGATGTGCAAGATGTTCATATGGAATTGAGAAAATATTTATCAGAAATAGATTTTGATGCTATGAAATTTGAGGAAATAAAGAACAGATTGGATTATTTAAATACCTTAAAAAGAAAATATGGAAAAAATATTGAAGATATATTTAGTTTTAGAACATCTATACAAAAACAGCTTGATGAAATACTTAATTTGGATAAAGAATTAAAGGATATTAAAAACAATATAGAAATATGCAAACGAAACTTAGATAATTTATGTACTAAACTAACTGAAAAGAGAAAAGATATATCTTCTAAATTAGTAAAAGACATCAATGAAGAGCTAAAAGAAATTAACATGGTAAAAGCTGATTTCAGAGTAAGCATAAAACAGGAGAAAAATTACAATATAAAAGGAATAGACAATGTAGAATTTCTTATATCAACTAATTCTGGCGAAAAACATAAATCTCTAAGTAAAATAGCTTCAGGTGGTGAAATGTCTAGAATTATGCTAGCATTTAAATCAATACTAGCAGAGTTAGATAATATAGATTGTTTGATATTTGATGAAATAGATATTGGTATTAGTGGAAAAACAGCTCATATGGTTGGAAAGAAAATAAAAAGAATATCTAAGTGTAGACAGATAATTTGTATTACGCATTTGCCACAAATAGCTGCACTTGGAGATGTACATTTTAAAATCGAAAAAAATGATAATGATAAAACAACATATACACGTGTTATTAAACTCGACGAAAATCAAAGAATTAATGAAATATCAAGATTAATTGGTGGCGAAAATTTAACAGAAGTAACAAAAAATACTGCAAGAGAATTACTAAACCAAGATTATTCATAA
- a CDS encoding arginine repressor, with protein MKKFTRQGKILELIKKYDIETQEELAEHLKNIGITVTQATVSRDIKELRLVKVLTKNGKYKYSVTKNNHEGTTDRLISIFRNSIISIEPAGNIVVIKTLPGAAQISASAVDVLNFTEVVGTIAGDDCIFIAVKDIETAQNVIDRFHELTK; from the coding sequence ATGAAAAAATTTACTAGACAAGGTAAAATATTAGAACTAATAAAAAAATATGATATTGAGACACAAGAAGAGCTTGCTGAACATTTGAAGAATATTGGAATTACTGTAACTCAAGCAACTGTATCAAGAGATATTAAAGAACTAAGGCTAGTAAAAGTTCTAACTAAAAATGGGAAATACAAATATTCTGTAACTAAAAATAACCATGAAGGCACAACAGATAGGCTAATAAGCATCTTTAGAAATTCTATTATATCTATAGAACCTGCAGGGAATATTGTTGTTATAAAAACGTTACCTGGGGCTGCTCAAATATCTGCATCTGCAGTAGATGTTTTGAATTTTACAGAAGTAGTTGGAACTATTGCTGGAGATGATTGTATTTTTATTGCTGTTAAAGATATAGAAACTGCCCAAAATGTTATTGATAGGTTTCATGAATTGACTAAGTAA
- a CDS encoding TlyA family RNA methyltransferase: protein MKRSKERIDILIVKKGLIESREKAKRNIMAGLVFVNNERVDKPGTKVYEDSDIYIKGKAIPYVSRGGLKLEKALKEFDVHVQDKIALDIGASTGGFTDCMLQNEAKKVYAIDVGYGQLDWKIRNDPRVVVMEKTNVRYTTEEDIEDKANFVSIDVSFISLKLILPVAKKLTTDDVDIVALIKPQFEAGREKVGKKGVVRDKSVHIEVIENIMEFCSNNDLNIVQLTFSPIKGAEGNIEYLAHIKKGKMDTDNMKEYIRLIVDKSHDF, encoded by the coding sequence ATGAAAAGGAGTAAAGAACGAATAGATATCTTAATAGTAAAAAAAGGGTTAATAGAAAGTAGAGAGAAAGCAAAAAGAAATATTATGGCAGGATTAGTTTTTGTAAATAATGAAAGAGTTGATAAACCTGGAACTAAGGTATATGAAGATAGTGATATTTATATAAAAGGTAAAGCGATACCATATGTTAGTCGTGGTGGATTAAAGCTTGAGAAAGCACTAAAAGAATTTGATGTGCATGTCCAAGATAAAATAGCTTTAGATATTGGAGCTTCTACTGGAGGATTTACCGATTGTATGCTACAAAATGAAGCTAAGAAGGTTTATGCTATAGATGTTGGCTATGGGCAGTTAGATTGGAAGATTAGAAATGATCCAAGAGTTGTAGTAATGGAAAAAACAAATGTAAGGTATACGACTGAAGAAGATATTGAAGATAAAGCAAATTTTGTATCAATAGATGTGTCATTTATTTCTTTGAAATTAATTTTACCAGTTGCTAAAAAGTTAACTACAGATGATGTAGATATTGTTGCATTAATTAAACCCCAATTTGAAGCTGGTAGAGAAAAAGTAGGCAAAAAAGGTGTTGTTAGAGATAAATCAGTTCATATTGAAGTTATAGAAAACATTATGGAATTTTGTTCTAACAATGATTTAAATATTGTTCAGTTGACATTTTCTCCTATAAAAGGCGCAGAAGGAAATATAGAGTATCTTGCACATATTAAAAAAGGAAAGATGGATACAGATAATATGAAAGAATATATAAGGTTGATAGTTGATAAATCTCACGATTTTTAA
- the dxs gene encoding 1-deoxy-D-xylulose-5-phosphate synthase, translated as MVENYKYISSINSLDDFRKLNLEELDILSLELRDFIINVMSKNGGHLASNLGVVELTLALHKVFNSPEDKIVWDVGHQSYVHKIITGRKNEFHTIRKYKGLSGYPKRKESVHDIFETGHSSTSVSAGLGIALARDIKKEDYNVISVIGDGAMTAGMVYEAMNHAGEVKTKFIVVLNDNEMSISKNIGGLSNYLTKLRTAPSYLNTKKDIKKLLNSIPKIGGKLCRTTENIKNSLKYLVVPGVFFEELGFKYLGPIDGHNINELIKTMKIAKKYNGPVLIHAVTKKGKGYYPAEKNPDKFHGTPPFDISTGCQVKKKSGQSYSSVLGDTLVKLAKEDNSITAITAAMPLGTGLTKFKQEHPDRFFDVGIAEQHGVTLSAGLASRNLKPFYAVYSSFLQRGYDQVLHDVCIQNLPVVFALDRAGIVGSDGETHHGVFDFSYLSHIPNMTIMAPKGKQEFISMIEFAAKYKDGPIALRYPRGNCIEYEGYDSKQIEIGKGEVLHHGKDIALIAIGHMVNEAVKAYNMLLEDGIEVTVFNARFLKPLDEEAIDSIVKKHNVIITIEDNVLVGGFGSYINDYLIKKQYNNIVYNIGYEDKFIEHGNVEQLYADYGVNCNKIIGIIKERILGRVDEKE; from the coding sequence ATGGTCGAAAATTATAAATATATTAGTAGCATAAACAGTTTAGATGACTTTAGAAAACTAAATTTAGAAGAGTTAGATATATTATCATTAGAATTAAGAGATTTTATTATTAATGTTATGTCAAAAAACGGTGGACATTTAGCATCTAATCTTGGAGTAGTAGAGTTAACATTAGCTTTACATAAAGTATTTAATAGTCCTGAGGATAAGATAGTATGGGATGTTGGACATCAATCTTATGTTCATAAAATAATTACAGGTAGGAAAAATGAATTTCATACAATTAGAAAATATAAAGGTTTAAGTGGGTATCCAAAGAGAAAAGAAAGTGTACATGATATATTTGAAACAGGTCATAGCTCAACTTCTGTATCAGCAGGCTTAGGAATTGCTTTGGCTAGGGATATTAAAAAGGAAGATTATAATGTAATTTCCGTAATAGGGGATGGAGCAATGACTGCTGGGATGGTCTATGAAGCAATGAACCATGCTGGTGAGGTAAAAACTAAATTTATTGTCGTATTAAACGATAATGAAATGTCAATTTCTAAAAATATAGGCGGTTTATCAAACTATCTTACAAAGCTTAGAACTGCACCTTCTTATTTAAATACCAAGAAAGATATAAAAAAATTATTGAATAGTATACCTAAAATCGGTGGAAAGCTTTGTAGAACTACTGAAAATATCAAAAATAGTTTGAAATACTTAGTTGTACCGGGAGTGTTTTTTGAAGAATTAGGATTTAAATATCTTGGACCAATAGATGGACATAATATAAATGAATTGATTAAAACTATGAAAATAGCGAAGAAATATAATGGACCGGTTTTAATACATGCTGTTACTAAAAAAGGTAAAGGCTATTACCCAGCTGAAAAAAACCCAGATAAATTCCATGGGACTCCACCATTTGACATTAGTACAGGATGTCAGGTTAAGAAAAAATCGGGGCAAAGTTACTCAAGCGTATTAGGTGATACTTTAGTTAAGCTAGCTAAGGAAGATAACAGTATTACTGCTATTACAGCTGCTATGCCATTAGGCACAGGGCTTACTAAATTCAAGCAAGAACATCCTGATAGATTCTTTGATGTAGGTATAGCCGAGCAACATGGAGTTACATTATCAGCAGGTTTAGCTAGTAGAAATCTAAAACCTTTTTATGCAGTTTATTCTAGTTTTCTACAAAGGGGATATGATCAAGTATTACATGATGTATGTATTCAAAATTTACCAGTTGTTTTTGCTTTAGATAGAGCTGGTATTGTTGGTAGTGATGGAGAAACTCATCATGGAGTTTTTGATTTTTCGTATTTGTCACATATTCCAAATATGACTATTATGGCGCCAAAGGGTAAACAAGAATTTATTAGTATGATAGAATTTGCTGCTAAATATAAAGATGGTCCTATTGCACTTAGATACCCAAGAGGTAACTGTATAGAATATGAAGGTTATGATAGTAAACAGATTGAAATAGGCAAAGGCGAGGTATTGCATCATGGTAAGGATATTGCTTTAATAGCAATTGGACACATGGTTAATGAAGCTGTGAAAGCTTACAATATGCTTTTAGAAGACGGTATAGAAGTTACTGTTTTTAATGCAAGGTTTTTAAAACCATTAGATGAAGAAGCAATAGATAGTATTGTAAAAAAACATAACGTTATCATTACTATAGAAGATAATGTTCTTGTTGGTGGTTTTGGAAGTTATATTAATGATTATTTGATAAAAAAGCAGTATAATAATATAGTATATAATATAGGTTACGAAGATAAGTTTATAGAACATGGAAATGTCGAACAGCTGTACGCTGATTATGGAGTGAATTGTAATAAAATAATAGGAATAATTAAAGAAAGGATCTTAGGAAGAGTTGATGAAAAGGAGTAA